From a single Brassica napus cultivar Da-Ae chromosome C9, Da-Ae, whole genome shotgun sequence genomic region:
- the LOC106410992 gene encoding DEAD-box ATP-dependent RNA helicase 30 isoform X1, giving the protein MSSHDRRFADPNSYRQRSPAPVRSSQPMDPSAAPYNPRYSGGGGDVGGGGGGYRPAPVMSGDGSGYGHYPSFHPPSNGFSVGRGGGRGGYGGYGGVRGGYGGGGRGGSGRRELDSVSLPKQSFGNLVHFEKNFYVESPVVQAMTEQDVAMYRTEKDISVEGRDVPKPIKMFQDANFPDNILDAIAKLGFTEPTPIQAQGWPMALKGRDLIGIAETGSGKTLAYLLPALVHVSAQPRLGQDDGPIVLILAPTRELAVQIQEESRKFGLRSGVRSTCIYGGAPKGRQIHDLRRGVEIVIATPGRLIDMLECQHTNLKRVTYLVLDEADRMLDMGFEPQIRKIVSQIRPDRQTLLWSATWPREVETLARQFLRDPYKAIIGSADLKANQSINQVIEIVQTPEKYTRLLTLLKQLMDGSKILIFVETKRGCDQVTRQLRMDGWPALAIHGDKNQTERDRVLSEFKSGRSPIMTATDVAARGLDVKDIKCVVNYDFPTSLEDYIHRIGRTGRAGAKGMAMTFFTHDNAKFARELIKILQEAGQVVPPTLSALVRSSGSGGGGGGGGRSFRSRGGGRGGFGDKRPRSTSNFVPHGGKRTW; this is encoded by the exons TGATCCCAATTCGTATCGTCAACGCTCTCC cGCACCGGTTCGTTCGTCTCAGCCGATGGATCCTTCCGCCGCACCGTACAATCCACGCTAcagcggcggcggcggcgatgttggtggaggaggaggaggatacAGACCGGCTCCTGTAATGTCCGGCGACGGTTCCGGGTATGGTCATTACCCGTCTTTTCACCCGCCTAGTAATGGCTTCTCCGTTGGTCGCGGCGGAGGAAGAGGCGGTTACGGTGGGTACGGGGGTGTGAGGGGTGGATACGGTGGAGGAGGACGCGGGGGATCGGGTAGAAGAGAGCTGGATAGCGTTTCTCTTCCGAAACAGAGTTTTGGGAATCTTGTTCATTTCGAGAAGAATTTCTACGTGGAGAGTCCTGTGGTGCAGGCGATGACGGAGCAGGATGTTGCTATGTATAGGACTGAGAAGGATATATCTGTTGAAGGGCGTGATGTTCCTAAGCCTATTAAGATGTTCCAAGATGCTAACTTTCCAG ATAATATTCTCGACGCAATTGCTAAACTGGGATTTACTGAGCCAACACCGATACAAGCTCAGGGATGGCCAATGGCTTTGAAGGGTAGGGATTTGATTGGTATTGCTGAGACTGGCTCTGGTAAGACTCTGGCTTACTTGTTACCAGCGTTGGTCCACGTCAGTGCACAACCTCGGTTAG GTCAAGATGATGGACCCATCGTTTTAATATTGGCGCCCACCAGAGAATTAGCAGTTCAGATTCAAGAGGAATCAAGGAAGTTCGGGCTGCGATCTGGTGTTAGAAGCACTTGTATCTATGGTGGTGCTCCTAAAGGACGTCAGATTCACGATCTTAGAAGAG GTGTTGAGATTGTAATTGCTACACCTGGTCGTTTGATCGATATGTTGGAGTGCCAACACACTAATTTGAAGAGGGTGACTTACCTTGTGTTGGACGAGGCTGACAGAATGTTAGACATGGGATTTGAACCCCAAATTAGAAAGATTGTATCTCAG ATCCGACCTGATAGACAGACACTGCTTTGGAGTGCAACATGGCCACGAGAAGTTGAAACTCTCGCCAGGCAGTTTCTACGAGATCCGTACAAG GCCATTATTGGATCAGCAGATCTAAAAGCTAACCAGTCTATTAACCAAGTAATCGAGATTGTACAGACGCCAGAGAAATACACCAG GCTCCTTACACTGCTTAAGCAGCTAATGGATGGAAGTAAAATCTTAATCTTTGTGGAGACAAAGAGAGGTTGTGATCAAGTGACTAGACAACTGAGAATGGATGGATGGCCAGCTCTTGCCATACACGGTGACAAAAACCAAACGGAAAGAGATCGTGTCTTGTCAGAATTTAAGAGCGGAAGAAGCCCGATAATGACTGCCACTGACGTAGCAGCAAGGGGACTTG ATGTGAAGGACATAAAGTGTGTTGTTAACTATGATTTCCCAACTTCATTGGAGGACTACATCCACAGGATTGGTCGAACTGGGCGTGCAGGGGCTAAAGGAATGGCCATGACATTCTTCACACATGACAATGCTAAGTTTGCAAGAGAGCTTATCAAGATCCTTCAAGAAGCTGGTCAAGTTGTACCTCCCACTCTCTCTGCCCTAGTCCGATCTTCCG GttctggtggtggtggtggtggaggtggacGTAGTTTCAGGTCAAGAGGAGGAGGACGTGGTGGCTTTGGAGATAAACGGCCAAGATCAACCTCAAACTTTGTACCTCATGGTGGAAAAAGGACttggtag
- the LOC106409802 gene encoding protein LATERAL ORGAN BOUNDARIES codes for MASSSSNTYNSPCAACKFLRRKCMPGCIFAPYFPPEEPHKFANVHKIFGASNVTKLLNELLPHQREDAVNSLAYEAEARVRDPVYGCVGAISYLQRQVHRLQKELDAANADLVHYGLSTSTPSNIVDSVFQPQPLPQQPQPLNPVYRLPGASHGTGGSCGTFLPWNNGHNQQGGNM; via the coding sequence aTGGCGTCGTCATCATCAAATACATATAACTCACCATGCGCCGCGTGCAAGTTTCTTCGCCGCAAATGCATGCCGGGATGCATATTCGCGCCATATTTCCCACCGGAGGAGCCACACAAGTTCGCCAACGTCCACAAAATCTTCGGAGCGAGTAACGTCACCAAGCTCCTCAACGAGCTCCTCCCTCACCAGCGTGAAGACGCAGTCAACTCCTTGGCCTATGAGGCCGAGGCACGTGTTCGTGATCCTGTCTATGGCTGCGTTGGAGCCATCTCTTATCTCCAGAGACAAGTCCATAGGCTTCAGAAGGAGCTCGACGCAGCTAATGCTGACTTGGTTCACTACGGTCTGTCCACTTCAACACCTAGTAACATCGTCGACTCGGTGTTTCAGCCTCAGCCGCTTCCACAGCAGCCGCAGCCGTTAAACCCGGTTTATAGGCTTCCCGGAGCCAGTCATGGTACCGGAGGGTCGTGTGGGACTTTTCTTCCTTGGAACAATGGTCATAATCAGCAAGGAGGTAACATGTGA
- the LOC106411141 gene encoding histone deacetylase 6-like, which translates to METDESGVSLPSGPDGRKRRVSYFYEPTIGDYYYGQGHPMKPHRIRMAHSLIVHYNLHRRLEISRPNLADASDIGQFHSPDYVDFLRSVSPESMGDHSAARNLRRFNVGEDCPVFDGLFDFCRASAGGSIGAAVKLNRQDADIAINWGGGLHHAKKSEASGFCYVNDIVLGILELLKMFRRVLYVDIDVHHGDGVEEAFYTTDRVMTVSFHKFGDFFPGTGHIRDIGAEKGKYYALNVPLNDGMDDESFRSMFRPLIQKVMDVYQPEAVVLQCGADSLSGDRLGCFNLSVKGHADCLRFLRSYNVPLMVLGGGGYTIRNVARCWCYETAVAVGVEPDNKLPYNEYFEYFGPDYTLHVDPGPMENLNTPKDMEKIRNTLLEQLSGLIHAPSVQFQHTPPVNRVLDEPEEDLEERPKPRIWSGTANYESDSDDDEKSPPLVGFSGINDPPMDRDSTGEDDMEDEPEVNPPSS; encoded by the exons ATGGAGACAGACGAGAGCGGCGTATCATTGCCGTCAGGTCCCGACGGACGCAAGCGTCGAGTCAGCTACTTCTACGAGCCGACGATCGGCGACTACTACTACGGCCAAGGACACCCGATGAAGCCTCACCGGATCCGTATGGCTCACAGCCTCATCGTACACTACAACCTCCACCGTCGCCTCGAGATCAGCCGCCCTAACCTCGCCGACGCCTCCGACATCGGCCAGTTCCATTCCCCGGACTACGTCGATTTCCTCCGCTCCGTTTCGCCGGAGTCCATGGGCGATCACTCTGCCGCGCGGAACCTGAGGCGATTCAACGTCGGCGAGGATTGTCCTGTCTTCGACGGGCTTTTCGACTTCTGCCGCGCTTCCGCCGGAGGCTCGATTGGAGCTGCGGTTAAGTTGAACCGGCAGGACGCGGATATTGCGATCAATTGGGGCGGTGGGCTTCACCATGCTAAGAAGAGTGAAGCCTCTGGGTTTTGCTATGTGAACGACATCGTTTTGGGGATTCTCGAGTTGCTCAAGATGTTTAGG CGAGTTCTCTACGTTGATATCGATGTGCACCATGGAGATGGAGTAGAAGAAGCGTTTTACACCACCGATAGAGTTATGACTGTTTCGTTTCACAAGTTCGGAGACTTTTTCCCAGGAACTGGTCACATCAGAGACATTGGCGCCGAGAAAGGGAAATACTACGCTCTAAATGTTCCACTAAACGATGGTATGGACGATGAGAGTTTCCGCAGCATGTTTAGACCTCTTATCCAGAAGGTTATGGATGTGTATCAGCCAGAGGCGGTTGTTCTTCAGTGTGGAGCTGACTCCTTAAGCGGTGATCGGTTGGGTTGCTTCAACTTATCAGTCAAGGGTCATGCTGATTGCCTCCGGTTCTTGAGATCTTACAACGTCCCTCTCATGGTCTTGGGTGGTGGAGGGTATACTATTCGAAATGTTGCCCGTTGCTGGTGTTATGAG ACTGCAGTTGCGGTTGGAGTAGAGCCGGACAACAAGCTCCCGTACAATGAGTACTTTGAGTATTTCGGTCCAGACTATACGCTTCACGTCGATCCAGGCCCAATGGAGAATTTGAACACACCAAAAGATATGGAGAAGATAAG gAACACATTGCTAGAACAACTTTCAGGACTAATACACGCACCTAGCGTGCAGTTTCAGCACACACCTCCAGTGAATAGAGTTTTGGATGAG CCGGAAGAAGACTTGGAGGAAAGACCAAAGCCTCGGATTTGGAGTGGAACGGCGAATTATGAATCAGACAGTGACGATGATGAGAAATCACCACCTCTTGTTGGTTTCTCGGGTATTAATGACCCACCTATGGACAG GGACTCTACTGGTGAAGATGATATGGAAGATGAGCCTGAAGTGAATCCACCATCCTCTTAA
- the LOC106410992 gene encoding DEAD-box ATP-dependent RNA helicase 30 isoform X2: protein MSSHDRRFADPNSYRQRSPAPVRSSQPMDPSAAPYNPRYSGGGGDVGGGGGGYRPAPVMSGDGSGYGHYPSFHPPSNGFSVGRGGGRGGYGGYGGVRGGYGGGGRGGSGRRELDSVSLPKQSFGNLVHFEKNFYVESPVVQAMTEQDVAMYRTEKDISVEGRDVPKPIKMFQDANFPDNILDAIAKLGFTEPTPIQAQGWPMALKGRDLIGIAETGSGKTLAYLLPALVHVSAQPRLGQDDGPIVLILAPTRELAVQIQEESRKFGLRSGVRSTCIYGGAPKGRQIHDLRRGVEIVIATPGRLIDMLECQHTNLKRVTYLVLDEADRMLDMGFEPQIRKIVSQIRPDRQTLLWSATWPREVETLARQFLRDPYKAIIGSADLKANQSINQVIEIVQTPEKYTRLLTLLKQLMDGSKILIFVETKRGCDQVTRQLRMDGWPALAIHGDKNQTERDRVLSEFKSGRSPIMTATDVAARGLGRIIRHLLALIVF, encoded by the exons TGATCCCAATTCGTATCGTCAACGCTCTCC cGCACCGGTTCGTTCGTCTCAGCCGATGGATCCTTCCGCCGCACCGTACAATCCACGCTAcagcggcggcggcggcgatgttggtggaggaggaggaggatacAGACCGGCTCCTGTAATGTCCGGCGACGGTTCCGGGTATGGTCATTACCCGTCTTTTCACCCGCCTAGTAATGGCTTCTCCGTTGGTCGCGGCGGAGGAAGAGGCGGTTACGGTGGGTACGGGGGTGTGAGGGGTGGATACGGTGGAGGAGGACGCGGGGGATCGGGTAGAAGAGAGCTGGATAGCGTTTCTCTTCCGAAACAGAGTTTTGGGAATCTTGTTCATTTCGAGAAGAATTTCTACGTGGAGAGTCCTGTGGTGCAGGCGATGACGGAGCAGGATGTTGCTATGTATAGGACTGAGAAGGATATATCTGTTGAAGGGCGTGATGTTCCTAAGCCTATTAAGATGTTCCAAGATGCTAACTTTCCAG ATAATATTCTCGACGCAATTGCTAAACTGGGATTTACTGAGCCAACACCGATACAAGCTCAGGGATGGCCAATGGCTTTGAAGGGTAGGGATTTGATTGGTATTGCTGAGACTGGCTCTGGTAAGACTCTGGCTTACTTGTTACCAGCGTTGGTCCACGTCAGTGCACAACCTCGGTTAG GTCAAGATGATGGACCCATCGTTTTAATATTGGCGCCCACCAGAGAATTAGCAGTTCAGATTCAAGAGGAATCAAGGAAGTTCGGGCTGCGATCTGGTGTTAGAAGCACTTGTATCTATGGTGGTGCTCCTAAAGGACGTCAGATTCACGATCTTAGAAGAG GTGTTGAGATTGTAATTGCTACACCTGGTCGTTTGATCGATATGTTGGAGTGCCAACACACTAATTTGAAGAGGGTGACTTACCTTGTGTTGGACGAGGCTGACAGAATGTTAGACATGGGATTTGAACCCCAAATTAGAAAGATTGTATCTCAG ATCCGACCTGATAGACAGACACTGCTTTGGAGTGCAACATGGCCACGAGAAGTTGAAACTCTCGCCAGGCAGTTTCTACGAGATCCGTACAAG GCCATTATTGGATCAGCAGATCTAAAAGCTAACCAGTCTATTAACCAAGTAATCGAGATTGTACAGACGCCAGAGAAATACACCAG GCTCCTTACACTGCTTAAGCAGCTAATGGATGGAAGTAAAATCTTAATCTTTGTGGAGACAAAGAGAGGTTGTGATCAAGTGACTAGACAACTGAGAATGGATGGATGGCCAGCTCTTGCCATACACGGTGACAAAAACCAAACGGAAAGAGATCGTGTCTTGTCAGAATTTAAGAGCGGAAGAAGCCCGATAATGACTGCCACTGACGTAGCAGCAAGGGGACTTGGTAGGATTATCCGTCACCTGCTTGCATTAATAGTGTTTTAA
- the BNACNNG15680D gene encoding uncharacterized protein BNACNNG15680D — translation MAKELVSLHFLPPQFHIPRLPLRPKPPQNPIFPRRRNRTSSNDDGVPSNEVKTIAKFKSRHNYIRVIEVSRRSDHPLAGSRFLLLDTPGNIHSISFLLKTLTDSYFDVFATLPPIIPPGPIGVLGFGAGSTARLILELYPPEYTIHGWEIDPSVIDVGREFFSLSKLERDHKDRIFINIGDALDASVRTGFSGILVDLFSEGSVVKELQDPNVWRGLKSRLRKRGRIMVNVGGRCVEAEDSERDGDLVMVETLKAMSQVFGDKLFVLTLGGGDDSSVALTGDLPDLDAWKKSLPVRELRSFVDMWKPFTEFTLS, via the coding sequence ATGGCTAAGGAGCTTGTCTCACTCCACTTTCTCCCACCACAATTTCACATTCCTCGCCTTCCCCTCCGCCCTAAACCACCGCAAAACCCAATCTTCCCCCGCCGCCGCAACAGAACTTCCAGCAACGACGACGGAGTCCCATCCAACGAAGTCAAAACCATCGCCAAGTTCAAATCCCGACACAACTACATACGAGTCATCGAGGTCTCCCGGAGAAGCGACCACCCGCTCGCCGGCTCTCGCTTCCTCCTCCTCGACACTCCCGGTAACATCCACAGCATCTCCTTCCTCCTCAAAACCTTAACCGATAGCTACTTCGACGTTTTCGCTACCCTCCCTCCGATTATCCCACCGGGACCCATCGGCGTTCTCGGGTTCGGAGCCGGGTCAACCGCCCGGTTGATCCTCGAGCTTTACCCACCCGAATACACTATCCACGGATGGGAAATCGACCCTTCTGTGATCGACGTAGGTAGAGAGTTCTTTAGCCTCTCTAAGCTCGAGAGAGACCATAAAGATAGGATCTTTATCAACATCGGAGACGCCTTGGACGCCAGCGTCCGAACCGGGTTTTCGGGTATTTTAGTGGATTTGTTTAGTGAAGGGAGTGTGGTTAAAGAGCTTCAGGATCCAAATGTGTGGAGGGGATTGAAGAGTAGGTTGAGGAAGAGAGGGAGGATCATGGTGAACGTTGGAGGAAGGTGTGTGGAAGCTGAGGATTCAGAGAGAGATGGTGATTTGGTTATGGTGGAAACGTTGAAAGCGATGAGTCAAGTGTTTGGTGATAAGCTCTTTGTGCTAACGCTTGGGGGTGGTGATGATAGCTCTGTGGCGTTAACCGGTGACTTACCGGATCTTGATGCGTGGAAGAAGAGTCTCCCGGTTCGTGAGCTGCGAAGCTTTGTTGATATGTGGAAGCCTTTTACAGAATTCACCTTGAGCTAA